One window from the genome of Natrinema caseinilyticum encodes:
- the rdfA gene encoding rod-determining factor RdfA, translating into MSDPVESQTRCSCKIGRNIDRYDLVGLNDDLRHRRNEKNESLRALADYINKRILEAAIADAETDLTNVAYGAVSTDDALSAVYETLTSDDAPADREARVRKRFEQHGIDLERIESDWVTHPTVRSHLNDCLHIDTTRQTRITAETARNTIEWARTRCGRVVEQTIARLVSADIVAIRDVEVSVLIQITCSECGTTYRFGELLEDGSCACYADEQTESTTH; encoded by the coding sequence ACATCGATCGGTACGATCTCGTCGGACTGAACGACGACCTTCGACATCGCCGTAACGAAAAGAACGAGAGCCTTCGAGCCCTTGCCGATTATATCAACAAGCGAATCCTCGAGGCGGCGATCGCCGACGCCGAGACCGACCTCACGAACGTCGCGTACGGAGCAGTGAGCACCGACGATGCACTGTCGGCAGTGTACGAAACCCTTACGAGCGACGACGCGCCGGCCGATCGAGAGGCGCGCGTCCGCAAACGCTTCGAGCAACACGGTATCGATCTCGAACGCATCGAATCGGACTGGGTGACACACCCGACCGTTCGATCCCATCTCAACGACTGCTTACACATCGATACGACCCGTCAGACCCGAATCACGGCCGAAACGGCCCGAAATACGATCGAGTGGGCGCGAACCCGATGCGGGCGGGTCGTCGAGCAAACGATAGCCCGGCTCGTAAGCGCAGATATCGTGGCAATCCGTGACGTCGAGGTGTCCGTCCTGATTCAGATCACCTGCTCCGAGTGTGGAACCACGTACAGATTCGGTGAGTTGCTCGAGGACGGTTCGTGCGCGTGCTATGCCGACGAACAGACCGAGTCGACCACTCACTGA